One window of Amaranthus tricolor cultivar Red isolate AtriRed21 chromosome 11, ASM2621246v1, whole genome shotgun sequence genomic DNA carries:
- the LOC130827507 gene encoding protein GAMETOPHYTE DEFECTIVE 1 isoform X1, producing the protein MQFFDLNIPYLESDKSIPEKSSKKQTRLKLIVKAMELGYSGIAYNRSIKGIMSESDRCTISPFPLSSLLHHSPYLSSTVSFHRRLLGVAEKSSFRQYTRLTMSVETSAQASALNSGNPILKTYDLVAVKPLNQNLFDIACQSSQVDLISIDFSQKLPFRMKLPMVKAAIARGVYFEIMYSSLLLDVQVRRQMIANAKLLVEWTRGKNLIVSSSAPSVLELRGPNDVANLVSLIGLSNDFAKATISKNCRLLIANALRKKQFYKEAIRIEEMPPGTQTDPKAPWIVDDMDWDPLSSGEGDLLLDDMEKAFAQSAKVPQSVQGIDVISQVDGAQIHGLQVNQVASRTEGKLHVSGNSTNIFSSSKDIELPKRTSKPQDDITFLCRGLMDQQGKSGEDSLRAVLTVSPLASDNVEDFSVFSAKPLQELTNMDVLENASSPARLCEVEFQNHVSIGANNVLSCDSLKELASEDNGSVKGPISGLVNEVLKNSEDRNCYVIHTDIPKLLSGVLDGEDAEISTEMQFCDQSDSSIFPNLSLGVSLQELKEDLVADKKSTMHTENVMNLVFSIEKNSNDGMVEGMKEQNVEKIEVKTDTKELIHANTMMLVEPLLKGTDSHGPLVAKSMLSDTMMTKCSNQVQEIGKFEDQSLGEQRLGNRKIKRWVTGQVIRFPFKRLLQVQFKKKGRILTYKTKKRFAAIKSG; encoded by the exons ATGCAATTCTTCGATCTCAACATTCCATACCTAGAATCCGATAAATCAATCCCAGAAAAATCCTCTAAAAAGCAAACTCGTCTTAAATTAATCGTCAAAGCAATGGAATTAGGGTATTCTGGAATCGCGTACAATCGTTCCATTAAAGGTATAATGTCCGAATCTGATCGTTGTACAATTTCTCCATTTCctctctcttctcttctccATCATTCTCCTTATCTCTCTTCAACTGTTTCATTTCATCGTCGTCTACTTGGCGTTGCCGAAAAATCCTCGTTTCGACAGTATACTCGTTTAACAATGTCGGTTGAAACCTCTGCTCAAGCTTCGGCGTTGAATTCTGGTAATCCGATTCTCAAGACTTATGATTTGGTCGCTGTTAAGCCTTTGAATCAAAATTTGTTTGATATTGCTTGTCAATCGTCGCAG GTTGATTTGATTTCGATTGATTTTTCTCAGAAGCTGCCGTTTCGCATGAAGCTTCCTATGGTTAAAGCTGCTATAGCG CGAGGAGTTTACTTTGAGATTATGTACTCGAGTCTTTTGCTAGATGTTCAAGTGAGACGGCAAATGATTGCGAATGCTAAG TTGTTGGTCGAGTGGACTCGAGGCAAGAATTTGATTGTATCTAGTTCTGCTCCTTCTGTGCTTGAGCTCAGAGGTCCAAACGATGTAGCTAATCTAGTGTCTTTGATTGGGCTTTCAAACGATTTTGCAAAAGCTACAATATCGAAGAACTGCAG ATTGCTCATAGCCAATGCTTTAAGGAAAAAACAGTTTTACAAAGAAGCAATCAGAATTGAAGAGATGCCACCTGGAACACAAACTGATCCCAAGGCACCCTGGATAGTTGATGATATGGATTGGGATCCATTATCTAGTGGTGAAGGTGATTTGCTTTTAGATGATATGGAAAAGGCATTTGCTCAGTCAGCGAAAGTTCCCCAATCTGTTCAGGGtattgatgttattagccaAGTTGATGGTGCACAAATACATGGTTTACAAGTAAATCAAGTAGCTTCTAGAACTGAGGGAAAATTACATGTTTCTGGTAATTCTACAAACATTTTTTCAAGTTCCAAGGATATTGAGTTGCCGAAAAGGACGAGCAAGCCTCAGGATGATATTACTTTTTTGTGCAGAGGTCTAATGGATCAACAGGGCAAGTCAGGTGAAGATTCTTTAAGGGCAGTTCTCACTGTGTCTCCGTTGGCATCCGATAATGTTGAGGATTTTAGTGTTTTTTCCGCAAAGCCCCTGCAGGAGTTGACGAACATGGATGTGTTGGAGAATGCGTCGTCACCAGCTAGATTATGTGAAGTTGAGTTTCAGAATCATGTTAGTATTGGTGCAAATAATGTGTTGTCTTGTGATAGTTTGAAGGAATTAGCCTCTGAAGATAATGGATCGGTTAAGGGACCTATTTCTGGTTTAGTAAATGAAGTCCTAAAAAATTCTGAGGATCGCAACTGTTATGTGATACATACTGATATTCCAAAGCTATTGTCTGGTGTATTGGATGGGGAAGATGCTGAGATATCAACTGAAATGCAATTTTGTGATCAATCAGATTCATCAATCTTTCCTAATCTTTCTTTGGGTGTCAGTCTACAAGAACTAAAGGAAGATCTTGTAGCTGATAAAAAATCTACCATGCATACTGAAAATGTGATGAACTTGGTTTTTTCTATTGAGAAGAATAGTAATGATGGAATGGTGGAAGGAATGAAAGAGCAGAATGTAGAAAAAATTGAAGTCAAAACCGATACAAAAGAACTTATACATGCCAATACTATGATGCTGGTGGAACCActgctaaagggaacagatAGCCATGGTCCTTTAGTTGCCAAATCCATGCTTTCTGATACAATGATGACAAAATGTAGTAACCAAGTACAAGAGATTGGTAAATTTGAGGATCAATCTTTGGGTGAACAAAGATTAG GTAACCGTAAGATAAAGCGCTGGGTTACTGGCCAAGTTATTAGGTTTCCTTTTAAGCGGTTGTTACAAGTTCAATTTAAAAAGAAAGGGAGAATTCTTACATACAAGACCAAGAAGAG
- the LOC130827507 gene encoding uncharacterized protein LOC130827507 isoform X2: MSVETSAQASALNSGNPILKTYDLVAVKPLNQNLFDIACQSSQVDLISIDFSQKLPFRMKLPMVKAAIARGVYFEIMYSSLLLDVQVRRQMIANAKLLVEWTRGKNLIVSSSAPSVLELRGPNDVANLVSLIGLSNDFAKATISKNCRLLIANALRKKQFYKEAIRIEEMPPGTQTDPKAPWIVDDMDWDPLSSGEGDLLLDDMEKAFAQSAKVPQSVQGIDVISQVDGAQIHGLQVNQVASRTEGKLHVSGNSTNIFSSSKDIELPKRTSKPQDDITFLCRGLMDQQGKSGEDSLRAVLTVSPLASDNVEDFSVFSAKPLQELTNMDVLENASSPARLCEVEFQNHVSIGANNVLSCDSLKELASEDNGSVKGPISGLVNEVLKNSEDRNCYVIHTDIPKLLSGVLDGEDAEISTEMQFCDQSDSSIFPNLSLGVSLQELKEDLVADKKSTMHTENVMNLVFSIEKNSNDGMVEGMKEQNVEKIEVKTDTKELIHANTMMLVEPLLKGTDSHGPLVAKSMLSDTMMTKCSNQVQEIGKFEDQSLGEQRLGNRKIKRWVTGQVIRFPFKRLLQVQFKKKGRILTYKTKKRFAAIKSG, translated from the exons ATGTCGGTTGAAACCTCTGCTCAAGCTTCGGCGTTGAATTCTGGTAATCCGATTCTCAAGACTTATGATTTGGTCGCTGTTAAGCCTTTGAATCAAAATTTGTTTGATATTGCTTGTCAATCGTCGCAG GTTGATTTGATTTCGATTGATTTTTCTCAGAAGCTGCCGTTTCGCATGAAGCTTCCTATGGTTAAAGCTGCTATAGCG CGAGGAGTTTACTTTGAGATTATGTACTCGAGTCTTTTGCTAGATGTTCAAGTGAGACGGCAAATGATTGCGAATGCTAAG TTGTTGGTCGAGTGGACTCGAGGCAAGAATTTGATTGTATCTAGTTCTGCTCCTTCTGTGCTTGAGCTCAGAGGTCCAAACGATGTAGCTAATCTAGTGTCTTTGATTGGGCTTTCAAACGATTTTGCAAAAGCTACAATATCGAAGAACTGCAG ATTGCTCATAGCCAATGCTTTAAGGAAAAAACAGTTTTACAAAGAAGCAATCAGAATTGAAGAGATGCCACCTGGAACACAAACTGATCCCAAGGCACCCTGGATAGTTGATGATATGGATTGGGATCCATTATCTAGTGGTGAAGGTGATTTGCTTTTAGATGATATGGAAAAGGCATTTGCTCAGTCAGCGAAAGTTCCCCAATCTGTTCAGGGtattgatgttattagccaAGTTGATGGTGCACAAATACATGGTTTACAAGTAAATCAAGTAGCTTCTAGAACTGAGGGAAAATTACATGTTTCTGGTAATTCTACAAACATTTTTTCAAGTTCCAAGGATATTGAGTTGCCGAAAAGGACGAGCAAGCCTCAGGATGATATTACTTTTTTGTGCAGAGGTCTAATGGATCAACAGGGCAAGTCAGGTGAAGATTCTTTAAGGGCAGTTCTCACTGTGTCTCCGTTGGCATCCGATAATGTTGAGGATTTTAGTGTTTTTTCCGCAAAGCCCCTGCAGGAGTTGACGAACATGGATGTGTTGGAGAATGCGTCGTCACCAGCTAGATTATGTGAAGTTGAGTTTCAGAATCATGTTAGTATTGGTGCAAATAATGTGTTGTCTTGTGATAGTTTGAAGGAATTAGCCTCTGAAGATAATGGATCGGTTAAGGGACCTATTTCTGGTTTAGTAAATGAAGTCCTAAAAAATTCTGAGGATCGCAACTGTTATGTGATACATACTGATATTCCAAAGCTATTGTCTGGTGTATTGGATGGGGAAGATGCTGAGATATCAACTGAAATGCAATTTTGTGATCAATCAGATTCATCAATCTTTCCTAATCTTTCTTTGGGTGTCAGTCTACAAGAACTAAAGGAAGATCTTGTAGCTGATAAAAAATCTACCATGCATACTGAAAATGTGATGAACTTGGTTTTTTCTATTGAGAAGAATAGTAATGATGGAATGGTGGAAGGAATGAAAGAGCAGAATGTAGAAAAAATTGAAGTCAAAACCGATACAAAAGAACTTATACATGCCAATACTATGATGCTGGTGGAACCActgctaaagggaacagatAGCCATGGTCCTTTAGTTGCCAAATCCATGCTTTCTGATACAATGATGACAAAATGTAGTAACCAAGTACAAGAGATTGGTAAATTTGAGGATCAATCTTTGGGTGAACAAAGATTAG GTAACCGTAAGATAAAGCGCTGGGTTACTGGCCAAGTTATTAGGTTTCCTTTTAAGCGGTTGTTACAAGTTCAATTTAAAAAGAAAGGGAGAATTCTTACATACAAGACCAAGAAGAG